One genomic region from Conexibacter woesei DSM 14684 encodes:
- a CDS encoding cupin domain-containing protein, whose protein sequence is MASPPTVDPEVFYSKLPAFHVEPLWRARGLMRPAPGREAVGCVWRYDEVRRLLLESGDVVTAAEADRRVLMLLNPGLDGAAAATANLYAGLQLVLPGEVAPKHRHAAAAIRFIVEGDGAYTAVDGEKSVMRPGDLVLTPNWTWHDHGNESDGPMIWLDGLDIPLVNKLDVPFFESPGEDRQLLTRPDDASARHWAQGRLRPLWEGDWQRRYSPVVNYPWTVTERVLRDAAADTDGTPHDGVVFRYTNPVDGGHVLPTLGCAVQLLKAGFRGAAHRHTSAAVYHVVRGNGATIVDGARLTWGPGDTFAVPGWAVHEHAAGDEEAILFSFTDEPVLESLDLLRTAPADRQEA, encoded by the coding sequence ATGGCCAGCCCGCCGACCGTCGATCCAGAGGTGTTCTACTCGAAGCTGCCCGCGTTCCACGTGGAGCCGCTGTGGCGTGCGCGCGGGCTGATGCGGCCCGCGCCGGGCCGCGAGGCGGTCGGCTGCGTCTGGCGCTACGACGAGGTCCGCCGGCTGCTGCTGGAGTCCGGCGACGTCGTCACCGCGGCCGAGGCCGACCGGCGCGTGCTGATGCTGCTCAACCCCGGGCTCGACGGCGCCGCCGCGGCGACGGCGAACCTCTACGCCGGGCTGCAGCTCGTGCTGCCGGGCGAGGTCGCGCCCAAGCACCGCCACGCGGCCGCGGCGATCCGCTTCATCGTCGAGGGCGACGGCGCCTACACCGCCGTGGACGGTGAGAAGTCGGTGATGCGGCCAGGCGACCTCGTGCTGACGCCGAACTGGACCTGGCACGACCACGGCAACGAGAGCGACGGGCCGATGATCTGGCTCGACGGGCTCGACATCCCGCTCGTGAACAAGCTCGACGTGCCGTTCTTCGAGTCGCCGGGCGAGGACCGGCAGCTGCTGACGCGCCCCGACGACGCCTCCGCGCGCCACTGGGCGCAGGGCCGCCTGCGGCCGCTGTGGGAGGGCGACTGGCAGCGCCGCTACTCGCCGGTCGTCAACTACCCGTGGACGGTCACCGAGCGGGTCCTGCGGGACGCCGCCGCCGACACCGACGGGACCCCGCACGACGGCGTCGTCTTCCGCTACACCAACCCGGTCGACGGCGGTCACGTGCTGCCGACGCTCGGCTGCGCGGTGCAGCTGCTGAAGGCCGGCTTCCGCGGCGCCGCGCACCGCCACACCTCGGCCGCCGTCTACCACGTCGTCCGCGGCAACGGCGCGACGATCGTCGACGGCGCGCGGCTGACGTGGGGGCCGGGCGACACGTTCGCGGTTCCCGGCTGGGCGGTGCACGAGCACGCGGCCGGCGACGAGGAGGCGATCCTCTTCAGCTTCACCGACGAGCCCGTGCTGGAGTCGCTGGACCTGTTGCGGACCGCCCCGGCCGACCGTCAGGAGGCGTGA
- a CDS encoding cupin domain-containing protein yields MDPAAVTREQMESTRVARFAALDAWTIQDDPIVPQEARDIFLARRLRTVATPAGLEGPFANPSPITDVEGFSLNIAICPPGQGPGLHRHRQTTETFTCLRGRFRVYYGEHGEHETFLDELDTISIPPGVMRGFQNVGDADGHLQVLITGDVRDMNDITLAPSVLEAIAAFGPEVAAAVEATGRTPPVVAAN; encoded by the coding sequence ATGGACCCTGCCGCCGTCACGAGAGAGCAGATGGAGTCGACGCGCGTCGCGCGCTTCGCCGCGCTCGACGCATGGACGATCCAAGACGACCCGATCGTCCCGCAGGAGGCGCGCGACATCTTCCTCGCGCGCAGACTGCGGACCGTGGCCACGCCCGCGGGCCTCGAGGGGCCGTTCGCGAACCCGTCGCCGATCACCGACGTCGAGGGCTTCTCGCTCAACATCGCGATCTGCCCTCCGGGGCAGGGTCCGGGCCTGCACCGTCATCGGCAGACGACCGAGACGTTCACCTGCCTGCGCGGCCGCTTTCGCGTCTACTACGGAGAGCACGGCGAGCACGAGACCTTCCTCGACGAGCTCGACACGATCTCGATCCCGCCCGGCGTGATGCGCGGCTTCCAGAACGTCGGCGACGCCGACGGCCACCTGCAGGTGCTGATCACGGGCGACGTGCGCGATATGAACGACATAACGCTCGCGCCGTCGGTGCTGGAGGCGATCGCCGCCTTCGGGCCCGAGGTCGCCGCTGCGGTCGAGGCGACAGGGAGAACGCCCCCAGTCGTCGCAGCGAACTGA
- a CDS encoding cobalamin-independent methionine synthase II family protein: MKTSDTRILTTHVGSLPRSRALLDLLVAIENGEEVDRELFRSQVADDLDHVVTRQLAAGVDVGGDGEMPRIGFSQYVKDRMTGFGGVAQRGVVTDLEKFPGYAELKGLRPTGNELRSSTLYTVPEAQDRVVYDPELAVAREELELFAAALGRASGAGFEETFVTAVSPGLVTTTLLRAEGNPAYADDREYLADVSRELKQEYEYVAAQGHVLQIDCPDLAFERNVLYRDRPWEEFLERIGWHVAALNDALADIPRERVRMHVCWGNWDGPHIDDIDLEPLLETVYRANVGAISMAGANPRHQHEYKLFGRYPLPDGVVLAPGVIDVTYNYLEHPEVVADRICRYAEAIGDPTRVIACTDCGFSTFAGYTMVAEDVVWKKLEILAEGARIATDRLFG, encoded by the coding sequence ATGAAGACCAGCGACACCCGCATCCTGACGACGCACGTCGGGAGCCTCCCGCGCAGCAGAGCGCTGCTGGACCTGCTCGTCGCGATCGAGAACGGGGAGGAGGTCGACCGCGAGCTGTTCCGCAGCCAGGTGGCCGACGACCTCGACCACGTCGTCACGCGCCAGCTGGCCGCGGGGGTCGACGTCGGCGGCGACGGCGAGATGCCGCGGATCGGCTTCTCGCAGTACGTCAAGGACCGCATGACCGGGTTCGGCGGCGTCGCGCAGCGAGGCGTCGTGACCGACCTCGAGAAGTTCCCCGGCTACGCCGAGCTGAAAGGCCTGAGACCGACCGGCAACGAGCTGAGATCGAGCACGCTCTACACGGTGCCCGAGGCGCAGGACCGCGTCGTCTACGACCCCGAGCTGGCGGTCGCCAGGGAGGAGCTGGAGCTGTTCGCCGCGGCGCTCGGCCGTGCGAGCGGCGCCGGCTTCGAGGAGACGTTCGTGACGGCGGTCTCGCCCGGCCTCGTCACGACGACGCTGCTGCGCGCGGAGGGCAATCCCGCCTACGCGGACGACCGCGAGTACCTCGCCGACGTCTCGCGCGAGCTGAAGCAGGAGTACGAGTACGTCGCCGCGCAGGGTCACGTGCTGCAGATCGACTGTCCCGACCTCGCGTTCGAGCGCAACGTGCTCTACCGCGACCGCCCGTGGGAGGAGTTCCTGGAGCGGATCGGCTGGCACGTCGCCGCGCTCAACGACGCGCTCGCGGACATCCCGCGCGAGCGGGTGCGGATGCACGTCTGCTGGGGCAACTGGGACGGGCCGCACATCGACGACATCGACCTCGAGCCGCTGCTGGAGACCGTCTACCGCGCGAACGTCGGCGCGATCTCGATGGCCGGCGCCAATCCGCGTCACCAGCACGAGTACAAGCTGTTCGGGCGCTACCCGCTGCCGGACGGCGTGGTGCTCGCGCCCGGCGTGATCGACGTCACCTACAACTATCTGGAGCACCCGGAGGTCGTCGCCGACCGGATCTGCCGCTACGCGGAGGCGATCGGCGATCCGACGCGCGTGATCGCGTGCACCGACTGCGGCTTCAGCACCTTCGCCGGCTACACGATGGTCGCCGAGGACGTCGTCTGGAAGAAGCTCGAGATCCTCGCCGAGGGCGCGCGGATCGCGACCGACCGCTTGTTCGGCTGA
- a CDS encoding ABC transporter substrate-binding protein — translation MLIGKSAPAAAIVGALCAFAIAGCGGDSDSSSTTDTSASKGGGGGAAATGALRSGGTLTAALTAEPDYLDPARAQSGQSWQALVPICEGLYALDGGATKPQLAVGEPVLRDGGKTVTIRLRRGVRFNDGTPFDAEAVKTSLLRNHRTSVLFQGIPLEQVLTPSADTIVLKLAAPYAPLISDLAGPGGMIASPAQLEKLGDRFGDDPVCVGPFEFVSRRAGDAITLRRAPGYYDADRVKLDELVFKIMPDEDARSTSLRSGTIDVALDPADAEGLAGDDALRVAEVPGAGWHGVYFNVGNSAGMGKPLAPRDSALGRSAAVRRAFERTLDREALLSLGHDAGADVSCSIISTTSSLRSDVPCEANADPEAARQLLEEAGVETPVKAQLNVSASPDLLREAQAIQAMAREGGFEVEIDQCDVASCIKRLIGGDFDLALGGFSGFPDPDPSISPFVSTRGGFNFVGMSDPELDRLLEQARAASGDEAERRQLYARALEIVSEQLPLAVIGNPGVTVASRSDVGGFEVSASEIVDFTGAGFTQG, via the coding sequence ATGCTGATCGGCAAGTCTGCACCTGCGGCGGCGATCGTCGGCGCGCTCTGCGCGTTCGCGATCGCCGGCTGCGGCGGTGACAGCGACTCGTCGTCGACGACGGACACGAGCGCGAGCAAGGGCGGAGGCGGAGGCGCCGCCGCGACAGGCGCGCTCAGAAGCGGCGGCACGCTGACCGCCGCGCTGACGGCCGAGCCCGACTACCTCGACCCAGCGAGAGCGCAGTCGGGGCAGAGCTGGCAGGCGCTGGTGCCGATCTGCGAGGGCCTCTACGCGCTCGACGGCGGCGCGACGAAACCGCAGCTCGCCGTCGGCGAGCCGGTCCTCCGGGACGGCGGCAAGACGGTCACGATCAGGCTGCGCAGAGGCGTCAGGTTCAACGACGGCACGCCGTTCGACGCCGAAGCGGTAAAGACGTCGCTGCTGCGCAACCACAGAACGTCGGTGCTGTTCCAGGGCATCCCGCTGGAGCAGGTGCTGACGCCGTCGGCAGACACGATCGTGCTGAAGCTGGCGGCGCCGTACGCGCCGCTGATCTCCGACCTCGCCGGCCCCGGCGGCATGATCGCCTCGCCCGCGCAGCTGGAGAAGCTGGGCGACAGATTCGGCGACGACCCGGTCTGCGTCGGGCCGTTCGAGTTCGTCAGCCGCAGAGCCGGCGACGCGATCACGCTCAGACGCGCGCCCGGGTACTACGACGCCGACCGCGTCAAGCTCGACGAGCTGGTCTTCAAGATCATGCCGGACGAGGACGCGCGCAGCACGAGCCTGCGCTCCGGCACGATCGACGTCGCGCTGGACCCGGCCGACGCGGAAGGGCTTGCGGGCGACGACGCGCTGCGCGTCGCGGAGGTTCCCGGCGCGGGCTGGCACGGCGTCTACTTCAACGTCGGCAACTCCGCCGGCATGGGCAAGCCGCTGGCGCCGCGCGACAGCGCGCTCGGCAGATCGGCCGCCGTGCGCAGAGCGTTCGAGCGCACGCTCGACCGCGAGGCGCTGCTGTCGCTCGGCCACGACGCCGGCGCGGACGTCTCGTGCAGCATCATCTCGACGACCAGCTCGCTGCGCTCCGACGTCCCGTGCGAGGCGAACGCCGATCCCGAGGCGGCGCGACAGCTGCTGGAGGAGGCCGGGGTGGAGACGCCGGTCAAGGCCCAGCTGAACGTCTCGGCGTCGCCGGACCTGCTGCGTGAGGCGCAGGCGATCCAGGCGATGGCGAGAGAGGGCGGGTTCGAGGTCGAGATCGACCAGTGCGACGTCGCGAGCTGCATCAAGCGGCTGATCGGCGGCGACTTCGACCTGGCGCTCGGCGGCTTCTCCGGCTTCCCCGACCCCGATCCGAGCATCAGCCCGTTCGTCTCGACCAGAGGCGGGTTCAACTTCGTCGGCATGTCGGACCCGGAGCTCGACAGACTGCTGGAGCAGGCCCGCGCCGCGTCCGGCGACGAGGCGGAGCGCAGACAGCTCTACGCACGCGCTCTGGAGATCGTCAGCGAGCAGCTGCCGCTGGCGGTCATCGGCAACCCCGGCGTGACCGTCGCGTCGCGCAGCGACGTCGGCGGCTTCGAGGTCTCCGCGAGCGAGATCGTCGACTTCACCGGCGCCGGGTTCACGCAGGGCTGA